The sequence ACGTCCCGGTGCGGGAGGGCGCGGACCCGCAGGACGTCACGGGGCTGCTGTCCGACGGCCGTCCGCTCCTTCTCCTGTCCGGCGAGCGGGCCGCGGCCCACGGCAGGTCGGCCCGAGGCTGGGCCCATGTGCTGAACACCGTTGCCGCGTCACCCGATGCCGCCCTCCCGTGCGAGGCGGTGCTGGTGCGTCCTGACGGCCACATCGCCTGGGCGCCGGACGCGGGTGACCTCACCGACGCGCTGCGCCAGTGGTTCGGCGAGCCCCGATAGCCGACGGCGGGCCGCAGTCCGGTCGGCGCCCGTCGGGGCGCTGCCGGGGCGGCCCGCGCGGTCCTTCCGTCGTGCTCGGTCCGGCAGGTCCTGCCTCGTCACGCCGCCCCTTCCCGGCTGTGAGCTGGATCTCTTCATTGAGCAATGACCTGATCAGTGCATAAGATCATCTGCCTGGTTTGGATCTTGTTCCGGAAGCGGCTCTCCTGCCGCCGGCGGAACCCACGGGGGAGTTCATGAACACGACGACGACCGACACGGGAATCGACACCGGAATCGACCGGGCGCCCAGCGCGCCGGTTCCCGCATCGCTGGCTCAGCTGCACCGCGCCAGGGAGGCCGACGCCTTCCCGGTCAGCTGGGCACGGACCGGGGACGACCACTACGCGGTGGTCGCCAGGTGGCCCGACACGCACCCGTACTTCGTACCGGTGCACGGGCACCGCTTCGATCCACTGCTCGTCACCGAGACCATGCGTCAGGCCACCCTGCTCGTACTGCACGCCGGGTACGGCGTTCCCCTGGGCCACCACTTCCTCCTGACGGAGCTGCAGTTCTCCTGCCAATCGGACCGGCTCGCCATCGAGGACGGCCCGGCGGAGGTGGAGGTGCAGGTGGTCTGCTCGGAGCTGAAGTGGGCCCAGGGGCACGTCTCCCATCTCAAGGTCGACATGGTCGTCCACCGGGCCGGGTCGGCCGTGGCCACGGGCTCCATCCTGGGGCGGATCGTCGGCCCGGAGACCTACCGCCGGATACGGGGCGACCGAGGCGTCCCGGGATTCGAGGTCCCGGGGACACCTCCGGTGACCGCCGGGCTCGTCGGCCGGTCGAACCCGGAGGACGTCCTGCTCTCGTCCACCCCGCAGGACCGGCTGTGGCAGCTGCGGGTCGACACCGGGCACCCGGTCCTGTTCCAGGGCGAGAAGGACCACGTCCCCGGGATGCTGCTGCTCGAGGCAGCCAGGCAGGCCGCCGAACTGGCCACGCCCTCCCAGCCGTTCGTCCCCTCCTCGAGACGCATGACCTTCCAGCGCTACGCGGAGTTCGGCACCCCCTGCTGGATAGAAGCCGACGCACTGGCCACTTCGCGCGCCGGAACCACCGGCATCACCGTCACGGGGAGCCAGGACGGCAGTGCGGTGTTCCGCGCCGAGCTCTCCGCGGACCTTCCCGCCTGCTGAC comes from Streptomyces sp. TLI_053 and encodes:
- a CDS encoding ScbA/BarX family gamma-butyrolactone biosynthesis protein, translated to MNTTTTDTGIDTGIDRAPSAPVPASLAQLHRAREADAFPVSWARTGDDHYAVVARWPDTHPYFVPVHGHRFDPLLVTETMRQATLLVLHAGYGVPLGHHFLLTELQFSCQSDRLAIEDGPAEVEVQVVCSELKWAQGHVSHLKVDMVVHRAGSAVATGSILGRIVGPETYRRIRGDRGVPGFEVPGTPPVTAGLVGRSNPEDVLLSSTPQDRLWQLRVDTGHPVLFQGEKDHVPGMLLLEAARQAAELATPSQPFVPSSRRMTFQRYAEFGTPCWIEADALATSRAGTTGITVTGSQDGSAVFRAELSADLPAC